A part of Pseudomonadota bacterium genomic DNA contains:
- a CDS encoding cysteine hydrolase, which yields MADDKGFTSGLPSELIRRAVYRRDTLAVFDRLDAKRTAVCVLNMQNAWLADGAPFDRAGAASAILPKVNHLVSHLRGLGAAIFWFQHTAGAPGTPEYWGTYFDNFIAEDKRRTAVAALTAGTPFQALSDRLDRRPSDIVLPKYRFSAFMKNPHDLETLLRDKGIDTVVVAGTATNVCCESTIRDAMMRGFRTFMPHDSVAAPTEDAHLAGLRSIMQTFADVRPVEEILQLAT from the coding sequence ATGGCAGACGATAAGGGCTTCACTTCAGGCCTTCCCAGCGAGCTGATCCGGCGCGCCGTCTATCGGCGCGACACGCTGGCGGTCTTCGATCGGCTCGATGCCAAGCGCACGGCTGTCTGTGTCTTGAACATGCAGAATGCATGGCTAGCCGACGGCGCGCCCTTCGACAGAGCCGGTGCGGCCAGCGCTATTTTGCCCAAGGTCAATCACCTCGTCTCGCATCTCCGCGGTCTGGGCGCGGCGATCTTCTGGTTCCAGCACACCGCCGGCGCGCCGGGGACACCGGAGTATTGGGGTACATATTTTGACAACTTCATCGCCGAGGATAAACGCCGAACGGCGGTGGCGGCGCTAACGGCGGGCACCCCGTTTCAGGCGCTGAGCGACCGCCTCGATCGCCGGCCAAGCGACATCGTATTGCCGAAATACCGTTTCAGCGCCTTCATGAAGAACCCCCACGACCTGGAAACCCTCCTCCGCGACAAGGGCATCGATACGGTCGTGGTGGCAGGTACGGCCACCAATGTCTGCTGCGAGTCCACCATTCGCGATGCGATGATGCGCGGCTTTCGCACCTTCATGCCCCATGACAGTGTGGCGGCGCCGACGGAAGATGCGCACCTCGCCGGATTGCGCAGCATCATGCAGACCTTCGCCGATGTCCGGCCGGTCGAGGAAATCCTGCAGCTGGCGACCTAG